The Pseudomonas sp. FP198 genomic interval GCCGTGGCCGGGGCGATCAGCACCAGGTCAGCCCATTTGGCCAGCTCGATATGACCCATGGCGGCCTCGGCCGCCGGGTCGAGCAGATCCAGGTGGACCGGGTGTCCGGACAAGGCCTGCATGGTCAGCGGGGTGATGAACTCACTGCCGCCGCGGGTCATGACGACCCGTACTTCGGCGCCCTGGTCGATAAGCCTGCGAACCAGCTCGGCGCTCTTGTAGGCGGCAATGCCGCCGCCGACGCCCAGAACGATGCGTTTCCGATACAGCCGCTGCATAGGCCTGCCTTTCGATTTTAATGGTCAGTGCGGGGCGAACCCTCGGCAGCAGCCTGCCTGGGTACAAATCGCCTGCAAAAAAGATGGGCTAAGATATCACAGCGTCCGCTACGGAACAGCGGCGCCCATTATCAGGGAGATGCCATGAGTATTCGGGACTGGCCGGTGGCCGAGCGGCCACGGGAGAGATTGTTGGTGTCGGGGGCGGAGAGTCTTTCAGACGCCGAGCTGCTGGCGATATTTTTACGCACGGGTGTGTCGGGTAAAAGCGCGGTGGATCTGGCTCGACATCTGTTGTCCCAATTTGGCTGCCTGCGGGCGCTGCTTGAGGCAGATCAGCTCACGTTCAGCAGCCATATGGGGCTGGGCCCGGCGAAATTCGCCCAGTTGCGCGCGGTGCTCGAAATGGGCCGGCGACATCTGGCGGCGCGGACTCGACAGAAGTCGATGCTGGAAGATCCGCAGGCTGTTCGCGACTATCTCAAGTCAATGCTGCGCCACGAACCCCACGAGGTTTTTGGTTGCCTGTTTCTCAACTCACGACATCAGGTGTTGGCATTCGAGGCGCTTTTTCGTGGTTCTATCGCCTGCACCAGTGTTCACCCCCGGCAAGTGGTCAAGCGCGCCCTGGCCCACAACGCCGCCGCCGTGATCCTGTGCCACAACCACCCCTCCGGCAGCACCGAGCCCAGCCAGGCCGACCGAATGCTCACCGAGCGGCTCCAGGACGCGCTGGAGCTGATCGATGTGCGGGTGCTCGACCATTTTATCGTCGGCGATGGGGAGCCGTTGTCGATGGCGGAGCGTGGGTGGATGTAGGCAGGGGCTGACAATATGGAGCCTTTGTGGGAGCGAGCCTGCTCGCGAATGCGGTGTATCAGTTGACTCAAAATTGGCTGACAAACCGATTTCGCGAGCAGGCTCGCTCCCACAAGGGGGCTGGGGCTAGGCCGGGTTACTTGAGGCTGACCTTGGAGTAATCCTGCCGCCCGAACGGGCTCACCGTATAACCCTGCACATCCTTGCGGGTCAGCGCGAATGCCGTCGGGTGCGCCAGCGGCAGCCAAAGCGCTTGTTGCTGGATCTGTGCCTGGGCCTGTTCGTAGAGTTTGGTGCGCACGCCTTGTTCGCTGGTGGTCTTGCCGGCACTGATCAGTTTGTCCAGGTCCGGGTTGCAGTAGCGGGCGAAATTGGTTCCGGACTTGACCGCCGCGCAGGAAAACTGCGGCGTGAGGAAATTGTCCGGAACACCATTGTCGCCGGCCCAGCCCATGAACAGCAGGTCGTGCTCGCCAGCCTTGGCGCGGCGGATCAGCTCGCCCCATTCGATTACGCGGATTTCCGCCTGGATGCCGATTTCCGCCAGGTCCGATTGCAGTAACTGTGCGCCGAGGCTCGGATTGGGATTGAGCAGGCTGCCGGAGGGGCGCGTCCAGATAGTAGTCTTGAAGCCTCCCTTCAAACCGGCCTTGGCCAGCAATTCACGGGCCTTGGCCGGGTCATGGGCATAGCCGGGCAGGTTTTTCGCGTAGCTCCAGGTGTTGGGCGGATAAGGGCCGTTGGCCGCTTCCGCCGTGCCTTCGAAAACGGTCTTGAGGTAGCTGGCCTTGTCAAAAGCCAGGTTGATGGCCTGACGCACTTCAGGCTTGTCCAGCGGCGGATGCTGACTGTTGATCGCCAGGAAAGCCGTCATGAATGCGTCAGTCTGGGCCACCTTCAATGTCGGCTCCTGCCGCGCGGCCTGCACGTCCAGCGGCTTGGGCGAGAGGGCGATCTGGCATTCATTTCGGCGCAACTTCTGCAGGCGCACGTTGGCGTCCGGCGTGATGGCAAATATCAGCGGATCCACCTGGGGCTTGCCGCCGAAATAGTCACCGTTGGCCTTGTAGCGAATCGAGGCGTCTTTCTGGAAACGGTTGAAAATGAACGGGCCCGTGCCGATGGGCTGGCTGTTGAGTTGCTCCGGCTTGCCGGCCTTCATCAACTGCTCGGCATATTCAGCCGAATAGATCGATGCGAAACCCATGCTCAACGTCGCCAGGAAGGTCGAATCGGCATGGTCGAGCGTGAAGCGCACCGTCAACGGATCCAGGGCATCGATTTTTGTAATCAGCGCCGGCAGTTGCATGGATTGGGCGTGAGGGAAGCCGCTCTGGGCAACCTTGTGCCATGGGTTTGCCGGGTCGAGCATGCGCTCGAAGCTGAACTTGACGTCTTCGGCCGTCAGGTCGCGGCGCGGTGTGAAGTAGTCGGTGTGGTGAAACCTGACCTTGTGGCGCAACTTGAAGACATAACTCAGGCCATCGGGCGAAACTTCCCAGCTCTCGGCCAGGCTGGCGACCACCTTGCCGCTGGCGGTGTCGAAATCCACCAGGCGGTTCATCAGCACGTCGGCCGAAGCGTTGGTAGTGGTCAAGGAGTTGTACTGGACGACATCGAACCCTTCCGGGCTGGCTTCGGTACACACGCTCAGGGCGGCGGCCTGGGCCAGCGGGGTGAGCAGCAGAGGGGCGAGCAACAGCGGTAGGGCAGCGAGGCGCATGATTGATTTCCTGTGCAGGTCGGAGGCCCATCTGCGAGTGCAGTCTGGAAAAGGTCTACCCTAGAGGGCTCGTCTGCAAATGACTATCCCCTTTTTGCATTTTCCGGCACCCTTTGCAGCGCTTCGCCGGGCGCGGCCCTGTACCGACCGAAAAAAACCTGTGCGTCGCGACGAGTGGTCAGGACCTCGCGGGCCCTTGTCCCTGCTGCCTGTGGCTGTTGATCGAGGGTTTCCAGCAAAGACAAATCACACCGGCTGTTGTTGTGCCTGGGTCTTTCTGGTATAAAGCAGCGCTCTTTTCTAGGGGCCCGGTTCCTTCACTGTAGGTGTAGCCGGTAAGACCCTTAAAGAAACGCGGCGCCTGGCGCCAAATGACTGAGAGATTAAGCGGCCAACCCATGCCGGGTTGGGCATGTGGTTTTAGAGGGCTGAGGCATGTCGAGAGTCTGTCAAGTTACCGGTAAGGGTCCGGTGACTGGGAATAACATTTCCCACGCAAACAACAAAACCCGTCGTCGTTTCCTGCCGAACCTGCAGCATCACCGCTTCTGGGTTGAAGAAGAGAAACGTTTTGTGCGTCTGCGCGTATCTGCCAAAGGCATGCGCATCATCGACAAGCGTGGCATCAGTGTCGTGCTGGCCGAACTTCGTCGCGATGGCAAGGTTTAAGGGAGCTAATCATGCGTGAATTGATTCGTTTGATCTCGAGCGCCGGTACTGGTCACTTCTACACTACCGACAAGAACAAGCGTACTACCCCGGACAAAATCGAGATCAAGAAATATGATCCGGTTGTTCGCAAGCACGTGATCTACAAGGAAGGCAAAATCAAGTAATTGATTTTTCCCTCTTAAGAAGAAGGCCCGTATCGCGAGATACGGGCCTTTTTCTTTCAAGACTGAAAACCCTGACCGTTTACAACGTAGTCTGACAATTAATCAGCCACACTTGTGACCCGTATAAAAGTTTTCCTTGTCGCTGAAAACATAGAGTCGGTCTTCTTGGTAGTCCATAGTGTAGGCTTCGCCTGCGCGTATATGGCGAATGATCTTTGCTCCCGAATAGGCTTGCATGTCTTTCAGAAATTGCGCGTCTACCTTCATCGGCAGCAGGGAGTTGAAAGCAAAATTAGCCGTGCATACGCCTGAAGGGCGGATCTCGTTCGCAGCTGCTTCAAGCGCTCCGATGCTCAGTGTCAGCAGGGCAGCCAGCGCTGCGATCCGCGGTGTAGTAGTTTTTTTGGCCATGTTGCCTCCTGGCATAATTAATAATCAGCGACTCCTCATTGAGGCGCCCGGATATAATTACAGGAGGGTGATGGTTATGTATATCGCACTGTGTAAGCGTTTGATTCACTCCTGTTGCTCAAACACTACATAGATCTTGCGGCACGCTTCCAGCACTTCCCAAGTTCCCTTGAACCCCGCCGGAATTACAAAGCGGTCGCCCGCCCGAAGTGTCTTGGCATTGCCTTCATTGTCCCGCAGCACCGAAACGCCTTGGACGATTTCGCAGTATTCGTGCTCTGTATAGTTGACCGTCCACTGGCCCACCGCGCCTTCCCACACCCCCGCATTCATCTGTCCGCAAGGACTGCTGTAATGATTGAACACCGCTTGTTCGGGATCCCCCTTGAGCACTTTTACCGGGTCCGGGCGATAGCGGTCGGCGGTGGTGTTGGCCTGGCTGAAATCGACGATGTCCTGGATGCTCATGCGGTTACCCTCGGTGCTTGCGGCGCGGATGGCTGGAAGAGCAAAAGTCTATGTTTATTAAAACGAACATCGCAAGGCCGTTTGCGGGTTTTCTGTCAAATATATTGAAACATCCCCGGTCGCTGGTTTAGGGTGGCGGTGCCTTGTGCCGAATACACATCGGCAGGGCAGAATTCTTGAACGCTACGCATCGCGTGGCGTTCGTACCCAAACAAGAGGAGGACACTCGCATGACCACCCTGACTCGTGCCGACTGGGAACAGCGCGCCCGCGACCTGAAGATCGAAGGCCGCGCCTTCGTCAATGGCGAATACACCGATGCAGTGTCCGGCGAGACCTTCGATTGCCTCAGCCCGGTCGACGGCCGCCTGTTGGGCAAGATCGCCAGTTGCGACGTGGCCGACGCCCAGCGCGCCGTCGAAAACGCCCGTGCGACATTCAATTCTGGCGCCTGGTCGCGCCTGGCGCCGAGTAAGCGCAAAGCCACCATGATTCGTTTTGCCGGCCTGCTCAAACAGCACGCCGAAGAGCTGGCCTTGCTGGAAACCCTGGACATGGGCAAGCCGATCAGCGACTCCCTGAATATTGACGTTCCAGGCGCGGCGCAGGCGTTGAGCTGGAGCGGTGAAGCCATCGACAAGCTCTACGACGAAGTGGCCGCCACCCCGCATGACCAGTTGGGCCTGGTCACCCGGGAACCGGTCGGCGTGGTCGGTGCCATCGTTCCATGGAACTTCCCGTTGATGATGGCCTGCTGGAAGCTCGGCCCGGCGTTGTCCACCGGCAACTCGGTAGTGCTCAAGCCGTCGGAAAAATCCCCGCTGACCGCCATTCGTATCGCCGCGCTGGCCATCGAGGCCGGCATCCCCAAAGGCGTGCTGAACGTGCTGCCAGGCTATGGTCACACGGTTGGCAAGGCCCTGGCCTTGCACATGGATGTCGATACGCTGGTGTTCACCGGCTCCACCAAGATCGCCAAGCAACTGATGATCTATTCCGGCGAGTCGAACATGAAGCGCGTCTGGCTGGAGGCGGGTGGCAAGAGCCCGAACATCGTATTTGCCGATGCTCCGGACCTGCAGGCCGCCGCCGAGGCCGCCGCCAGTGCGATTGCCTTCAACCAGGGCGAAGTCTGCACGGCGGGCTCGCGCCTGCTGGTGGAGCGTTCGATCAAGGACACGTTCCTGCCGCTGGTGATCGAGGCTCTCAAGGGCTGGAAACCTGGCAATCCACTGGATCCAGCGACCAATGTCGGTGCCTTGGTCGACACCCAGCAGATGAATACCGTGCTGTCCTACATTGAAGCCGGTCACAGCGACGGCGCCAAGCTGGTCGCGGGTGGCAAGCGGATTCTCCAGGAAACCGGCGGCACCTACGTCGAGCCGACGATTTTCGATGGCGTGAGCAACGCGATGAAAATCGCCCAGGAAGAAATCTTCGGGCCGGTGTTGTCGGTCATCGCCTTCGACAGTGCCGAAGAGGCTGTCCAGATCGCCAACGACACCCCGTACGGCTTGGCTGCGGCAGTGTGGACCAAGGACATCTCCAAGGCTCACCTGACCGCCAAGGCCTTGCGCGCCGGCAGCGTATGGGTCAATCAATATGACGGTGGCGACATGACCGCACCGTTCGGTGGCTTCAAGCAGTCGGGCAACGGCCGTGACAAGTCGCTGCATGCGTTCGACAAGTACACCGAACTGAAGGCGACCTGGATCAAGCTCTGATCCTTCTGTACGAGCGGAGCTGGCGGTCGACACACATCCCTTGTGGGAGCGAGCCTGCTCGCGAAAGCGGTATGACAATCGACGATTTGGTTGAATGTTGCGCCGTCATCGCGAGCAGGCTCGCTCCCACATTGTTTTGTGGTGATGCCTGGAGTCGATAGTTAGCCACAGGAGCGTGGAAATGCGTTGGGCGACCTATTTCGCCGTGTTGGCCTCTGTCCTGAGCGTCGGCCTTGCCCTCGGCGTAAGCATGCCCCTGGTGTCGCTGCGCCTGGAGGGCTGGGGTTACGGCTCGTTTGCCATTGGCGTCATGGCCGCGATGCCGGCCGTTGGCGTACTGGTCGGGGCCAAGGTTTCGAGCCGGCTGGCGGCGCATTTCGGTACGGCGGCGCTGATGCGCCTGTGCCTGTGGGGCGGGGCGGTGTCCATCGGGTTGTTGGCGCTGTTGCCCAGCTATCCGGTCTGGCTGCTCTTGCGGCTGTTGATCGGAGTCGTGCTGACATTGGTGTTCATTCTTGGCGAGAGCTGGATCAATCAGTTGGTCATCGAGCAATGGCGCGGGCGGCTGGTGGCGTTGTACGGGGCCAGCTACGCCTTGAGCCAATTGTCCGGCCCGCTGCTGCTCGGTGCGCTGGGGACCGACCATGACTACGGGTTCTGGGTGGGTGTCGGGCTGCTATTGGTCGCGCCGTTGTTGCTGCTTGGCCGCAGCGGTGCGCCTGCCAGTGGGGCGGGCAGCGTTACCTTCGGCGATTTGTGGGAATTCTGCCGGGGTCTGCCGGCGATCGGTTGGGCGGTGTCGTTGTTCGCCGCATTCGAGGCGATGATCCTGACGCTGTTGCCGGTCTATTGCCTGCGCCAAGGCTTCAGTGCCGATATCGCGCTGGCGATGGTCAGCACGGTGGTGGTCGGCGACGCCCTGTTGCAGCTACCCATTGGCGCCCTGGCCGATCGCCTGTCGCGCCGGTCGCTGTTCACCGGCTGCGCGGTGGCACTGATGTTGTCCAGCCTCGCGGTGCCGCTGCTGATCGATACCTTGTTGATCTGGCCGCTGTGGGTACTGTTTGGCGCCAGCGCGGGTGGGCTGTTTA includes:
- the radC gene encoding DNA repair protein RadC, which encodes MSIRDWPVAERPRERLLVSGAESLSDAELLAIFLRTGVSGKSAVDLARHLLSQFGCLRALLEADQLTFSSHMGLGPAKFAQLRAVLEMGRRHLAARTRQKSMLEDPQAVRDYLKSMLRHEPHEVFGCLFLNSRHQVLAFEALFRGSIACTSVHPRQVVKRALAHNAAAVILCHNHPSGSTEPSQADRMLTERLQDALELIDVRVLDHFIVGDGEPLSMAERGWM
- a CDS encoding ABC transporter substrate-binding protein, whose protein sequence is MRLAALPLLLAPLLLTPLAQAAALSVCTEASPEGFDVVQYNSLTTTNASADVLMNRLVDFDTASGKVVASLAESWEVSPDGLSYVFKLRHKVRFHHTDYFTPRRDLTAEDVKFSFERMLDPANPWHKVAQSGFPHAQSMQLPALITKIDALDPLTVRFTLDHADSTFLATLSMGFASIYSAEYAEQLMKAGKPEQLNSQPIGTGPFIFNRFQKDASIRYKANGDYFGGKPQVDPLIFAITPDANVRLQKLRRNECQIALSPKPLDVQAARQEPTLKVAQTDAFMTAFLAINSQHPPLDKPEVRQAINLAFDKASYLKTVFEGTAEAANGPYPPNTWSYAKNLPGYAHDPAKARELLAKAGLKGGFKTTIWTRPSGSLLNPNPSLGAQLLQSDLAEIGIQAEIRVIEWGELIRRAKAGEHDLLFMGWAGDNGVPDNFLTPQFSCAAVKSGTNFARYCNPDLDKLISAGKTTSEQGVRTKLYEQAQAQIQQQALWLPLAHPTAFALTRKDVQGYTVSPFGRQDYSKVSLK
- the rpmB gene encoding 50S ribosomal protein L28, whose protein sequence is MSRVCQVTGKGPVTGNNISHANNKTRRRFLPNLQHHRFWVEEEKRFVRLRVSAKGMRIIDKRGISVVLAELRRDGKV
- the rpmG gene encoding 50S ribosomal protein L33, with the translated sequence MRELIRLISSAGTGHFYTTDKNKRTTPDKIEIKKYDPVVRKHVIYKEGKIK
- a CDS encoding cupin domain-containing protein — its product is MSIQDIVDFSQANTTADRYRPDPVKVLKGDPEQAVFNHYSSPCGQMNAGVWEGAVGQWTVNYTEHEYCEIVQGVSVLRDNEGNAKTLRAGDRFVIPAGFKGTWEVLEACRKIYVVFEQQE
- a CDS encoding aldehyde dehydrogenase, producing the protein MTTLTRADWEQRARDLKIEGRAFVNGEYTDAVSGETFDCLSPVDGRLLGKIASCDVADAQRAVENARATFNSGAWSRLAPSKRKATMIRFAGLLKQHAEELALLETLDMGKPISDSLNIDVPGAAQALSWSGEAIDKLYDEVAATPHDQLGLVTREPVGVVGAIVPWNFPLMMACWKLGPALSTGNSVVLKPSEKSPLTAIRIAALAIEAGIPKGVLNVLPGYGHTVGKALALHMDVDTLVFTGSTKIAKQLMIYSGESNMKRVWLEAGGKSPNIVFADAPDLQAAAEAAASAIAFNQGEVCTAGSRLLVERSIKDTFLPLVIEALKGWKPGNPLDPATNVGALVDTQQMNTVLSYIEAGHSDGAKLVAGGKRILQETGGTYVEPTIFDGVSNAMKIAQEEIFGPVLSVIAFDSAEEAVQIANDTPYGLAAAVWTKDISKAHLTAKALRAGSVWVNQYDGGDMTAPFGGFKQSGNGRDKSLHAFDKYTELKATWIKL
- a CDS encoding MFS transporter yields the protein MRWATYFAVLASVLSVGLALGVSMPLVSLRLEGWGYGSFAIGVMAAMPAVGVLVGAKVSSRLAAHFGTAALMRLCLWGGAVSIGLLALLPSYPVWLLLRLLIGVVLTLVFILGESWINQLVIEQWRGRLVALYGASYALSQLSGPLLLGALGTDHDYGFWVGVGLLLVAPLLLLGRSGAPASGAGSVTFGDLWEFCRGLPAIGWAVSLFAAFEAMILTLLPVYCLRQGFSADIALAMVSTVVVGDALLQLPIGALADRLSRRSLFTGCAVALMLSSLAVPLLIDTLLIWPLWVLFGASAGGLFTLSLILIGERYRDDALVRANAHVAQLWGIGCLVGPLVAGAGSQWVSGHALPLFMAAGAFGLVILLLRQGAFGATQTA